In Aegilops tauschii subsp. strangulata cultivar AL8/78 chromosome 3, Aet v6.0, whole genome shotgun sequence, one genomic interval encodes:
- the LOC141020779 gene encoding uncharacterized protein has protein sequence MAEGSSVGEHVVKMIGYSERLKALEFPLPPGHMMDMLLSSLPPSYDGFVMNYNMTGMEKTPEEVLAMLKTTEGGLRKNHKQVLLVNKTASFKKKKGKPKKGKGAGLWKRNCKKYLEDKKTGKTGKGIIVIQGLQKVRKLAENEVVMRVGNGTGIAAQAVGIMPLRLPSGFILELSNCYFVPLLCRNIISGSCLVHDGYSYKSENNGCSLYCKDMFYGFAPIVGGLFILNLECENDVFNVNAKRLKKADATTTYLWHCRLGHIRKKCMQRLQRDGVLPSFDFESFDTCEACLMGKMTKTPFTGHPERAGELLEIIHSDVCGPMSTAARGGYFYFVTFTDDVSRSDKCNFVGYPKETIGYSFYLPSEHKVFVAKSGVFLEKDFLAKELSGRTVQLDEISESSATVDMAKEPEEIPLIIPATEPEVVAYDAETSDNVVTEPRRSGRAIQPPEWFHNEIFILEDDEPAHYKEAMAGPSSKEWHKAMKSEMESMYENHVWNLEELPEGVKPIGCKWIFKRKTDADGFMTDPDDFKSQSGYVFILNGGAVDWKSSKQKTVADSTTEAEYVAASEASKEAVWIKQFLEDLGVVPSALDPVEMYCDNSGAVAQAREPSSHHKTRHIQRKYKLIRHHVEEGLVKVRKVHTDLNVSDPMTKPLPRAKHEQHRIAIGVREAM, from the exons ATGGCTGAGGGTAGTTCAGTTGGCGAACACGTGGTCAAAATGATTGGCTATTCTGAAAGGCTTAAAGCCCTAGAATTTCCACTTCCACCTGGCCATATGATGGACATGTTGCTTTCTTCACTCCCCCCGTCTTACGACGGTTTTGTCATGAACTACAACATGACAGGGATGGAGAAGACGCCGGAAGAAGTGCTCGCCATGCTGAAAACTACAGAAGGAGGACTGCGGAAAAATCACAAGCAAGTGTTGCTTGTGAATAAAACCGCCAGTTTCAAAAAGAAGAAAGGCAAgccaaagaagggcaagggcgccg GACTCTGGAAGAGAAACTGCAAGAAGTATCTGGAAGATAAGAAGACCGGGAAAACCGGAAAAGGTATAATTGTTATACAA GGGCTTCAGAAGGTGCGCAAGCTGGCAGAGAATGAAGTCGTAATGCGCGTCGGGAACGGCACTGGGATCGCCGCTCAAGCCGTCGGCATTATGCCTCTACGTCTCCCTTCAGGATTTATCTTAGAACTAAGTAACTGTTATTTTGTTCCACTGTTGTGTAGAAACATTATCTCCGGATCATGTTTAGTACACGATGGGTATTCGTACAAGTCTGAGAACAATGGTTGTTCACTTTATTGTAAGGATATGTTTTATGGATTTGCACCCATTGTTGGGGGCCTTTTCATACTAAATCTTGAATGTGAAAATGATGTCTTTAACGTGAATGCCAAACGCCTTAAGAAGGCTGATGCCACCACCACTTACTTGTGGCACTGTCGGCTTGGCCACATCAGAAAGAAATGTATGCAAAGACTCCAGAGAGATGGAGTTTTACCGTcctttgattttgaatcatttgacacatgcgaagcTTGTCTGATGGGGAAAATGACCAAGACGCCGTTCACGGGTCATCCTGAACGGGCGGgtgaattattggaaataatacatagtgatgtatgtggtccaatgagcacaGCCGCACGGGGTGGGTATTTCTACTTCGTGACTTTTACTGATGATGTAAGTCG ATCAGACAAGTGTAACTTTGTAGGTTATCCAAAAGAAACAATTGGGTATTCCTTCTACCTACCCTCCGAGCACAAAGTGTTTGTAGCTAAAAGCGGAGTCTTTCTTGAGAAAGATTTTCTCGccaaagaattaagtgggaggacagTACAACTTGATGAGATTAGTGAATCTTCGGCAACTGTTGATATGGCTAAGGAACCGGAAGAAATTCCGCTCATTATCCCTGCAACTGAGCCGGAAGTTGTCGCATATGATGCGGAGACTTCAGACAATGTTGTAACTGAACCGCGCAGATCAGGTAGGGCTATCCAGCCACCTGAATGGTTTCATAATGAAATCTTCATTCTTGAAGACGATGAACCTGCGCACTACAAGGAAGCGATGGCGGGGCCCAGCTCAAAGGAATGGCacaaggccatgaaatccgaaaTGGAATCCATGTACGAAAACCATGTTTGGAACTTGGAAGAACTTCCTGAAGGCGTAAAGCCGATTGGTTGTAAATGGATTTTCAAAaggaagacagacgcggatg GCTTCATGACTGACCCAGATGACTTCAAATCTCAATCAGGCTATGTTTTCATATTGAACGGCGGCGCAGTTGATTGGAAAAGTTCCAAACAAAAGACTGTGGCGGATTCTACGACGGAGGCGGAGTATGTTGCCGCTTCAGAAGCCTCCAAGGAGGCGGTATGGATCAAGCAATTTCTTGAAGACCTTGGTGTGGTTCCAAGTGCTCTGGACCCGGTGGAAATGtattgtgataatagtggcgcCGTGGCTCAAGCAAGGGAGCCAAGTTCACACCATAAGACAAGACATATTCAACGCAAATATAAACTCATTCGACATCATGTCGAAGAGGGTTTAGTGAAAGTACGCAAAgttcacacggatctgaatgtgtcAGACCCGATGACAAAGCCTCTACCCCGAGCAAAGCATGAGCAGCACCGGATAGCCATTGGTGTTAGGGAAGCCATGTAA